From Vagococcus jeotgali, one genomic window encodes:
- a CDS encoding DUF1622 domain-containing protein, with the protein MLHEIVAKIILILNSFSVLILLVGVVKAAFDFFKNEFSSGSTQEISMKHNKIKLYLGSYILLSLEVLIASDIIETILNPSVDDMLILGGVVVIRTAISYFLGKEMEEAEAKTAEKASNKSS; encoded by the coding sequence ATGTTACATGAAATTGTTGCAAAAATTATTTTAATTTTAAATTCCTTCTCAGTATTAATTTTGTTAGTTGGGGTTGTGAAGGCAGCTTTTGATTTCTTTAAAAATGAGTTCAGCTCAGGAAGTACTCAAGAGATTTCTATGAAACATAATAAAATTAAGCTATATTTAGGATCTTATATTCTACTTAGTTTAGAGGTTTTAATTGCCTCTGATATTATTGAGACAATTTTAAATCCATCAGTTGATGATATGTTGATACTTGGTGGAGTAGTTGTTATTAGAACAGCTATTTCTTACTTCTTAGGAAAAGAAATGGAAGAAGCTGAGGCTAAGACTGCTGAAAAAGCTTCTAATAAAAGCAGCTGA
- a CDS encoding aldehyde dehydrogenase family protein: MSFSDVYQEHKLYIDGKWTDGAGNNFLDSYSPVNGEKIGTFVDAVDKDVDMAVEAATKALPEWRDWSLVDRSNVLLKIADVIDEHTEYLARIESLDNGKPLRETRSIDVPLSADHFRYFAGVIRSEEGSAQAFDKNTLSIVLREPIGVVGQIIPWNFPLLMGAWKIAPALAAGNTIVIHPSSSTSLSLLELTKLIGPLLPKGVLNVITGKGSKSGDYMLQHEGFNKLAFTGSTEVGYKVARAAADKLIPATLELGGKSANIFFDDMPFDRAVEGAQLGILFNQGQVCCAGSRIFVQEGIYDKFVGALKEKFEAVVVGNPLDKDTQMGAQVNERQVEKILEAVEVGRKEGATILTGGKKLDGELERGCYIAPTLLTDVTNDMEVARKEIFGPVAVVVKFKTIDEVIKLANDSDYGLGGGVWTENINTALNVSRQIETGRIWVNTYNQIPAGSPFGGYKKSGIGRETHKAILDSYSQFKNIYIDTSEAGFGLY, translated from the coding sequence ATGAGTTTTTCAGATGTATACCAAGAGCATAAGTTATATATTGATGGCAAATGGACAGATGGTGCTGGAAATAACTTTTTAGACAGTTATTCCCCGGTTAATGGAGAAAAGATAGGGACTTTTGTAGATGCTGTTGATAAAGATGTCGATATGGCTGTTGAGGCAGCAACAAAAGCCTTACCTGAATGGCGAGATTGGTCTTTAGTAGATAGGAGTAATGTCTTATTAAAAATTGCTGATGTTATTGATGAGCACACGGAGTACTTAGCAAGAATTGAGTCTTTAGATAATGGAAAACCATTAAGAGAAACTAGGTCGATAGATGTTCCGTTAAGTGCTGATCATTTCAGATATTTTGCAGGAGTGATTCGTAGTGAGGAAGGATCAGCTCAGGCATTTGATAAAAACACGTTAAGTATCGTCTTACGTGAACCAATTGGAGTTGTTGGACAAATTATCCCGTGGAATTTCCCGCTATTAATGGGGGCATGGAAAATTGCTCCAGCACTAGCTGCAGGAAACACGATTGTGATTCATCCATCTTCGTCTACATCGCTAAGTTTATTAGAATTAACAAAACTAATTGGTCCACTGTTACCAAAAGGTGTACTAAATGTTATCACAGGAAAAGGATCTAAATCTGGTGATTACATGCTTCAGCATGAAGGCTTTAATAAATTAGCCTTTACAGGTTCTACAGAAGTAGGTTATAAAGTAGCAAGAGCAGCTGCAGATAAATTAATTCCAGCAACTCTAGAGTTAGGTGGTAAGTCTGCTAATATTTTCTTTGACGATATGCCTTTTGATAGAGCAGTTGAAGGAGCTCAGTTAGGTATCTTATTTAATCAAGGTCAAGTGTGTTGTGCAGGATCTAGAATATTTGTTCAAGAAGGAATCTATGACAAATTTGTTGGTGCCTTAAAAGAGAAATTTGAAGCTGTTGTTGTAGGTAACCCACTAGATAAAGACACACAAATGGGAGCTCAAGTTAACGAGCGACAAGTGGAAAAAATATTAGAGGCTGTTGAAGTTGGACGAAAAGAAGGGGCAACAATTTTAACTGGTGGTAAAAAGTTAGATGGTGAGCTAGAACGGGGCTGCTATATAGCGCCGACTCTTTTAACAGATGTGACAAACGATATGGAAGTAGCTCGTAAGGAGATATTTGGTCCTGTAGCCGTTGTTGTTAAATTTAAGACTATTGATGAAGTAATTAAATTAGCTAATGATTCTGATTACGGTCTTGGTGGTGGTGTTTGGACTGAAAATATAAACACCGCATTAAATGTGAGTCGTCAAATTGAAACTGGACGTATTTGGGTGAATACTTACAATCAAATTCCAGCTGGATCACCATTTGGTGGGTATAAAAAATCAGGTATTGGACGAGAAACTCATAAAGCTATTTTAGATTCATATAGCCAATTTAAAAATATTTATATTGATACAAGTGAAGCTGGATTTGGGTTATATTAA
- a CDS encoding class II fructose-bisphosphate aldolase, translating to MALVSAADMLKEAREGQYAVGAFNTNNLEWTQAILKGAQESNSPVMIQTSMGAAKYMGGYKVCYDIVKDLIDSMGITVPVALHLDHGEYEDALECIEIGYTSVMFDGSHLPFEENIEKAKEVVAKAHAKGVSVECEVGSIGGEEDGIIGSGELADPAECKAMSDTGIDFLAAGIGNIHGSYPENWTGLNFERLAEIGAVIDGKPMVLHGGSGIPLDQIQKAIELGVSKINVNTECQEVFAAVTRKYIEEGKDLEGKGFDPRKILAPGTQAITELVKQRIEWFGSKDKA from the coding sequence ATGGCATTAGTATCAGCAGCAGATATGTTAAAAGAAGCTAGAGAAGGTCAATATGCAGTAGGTGCTTTTAATACAAATAACTTAGAGTGGACTCAAGCTATTTTAAAAGGCGCACAAGAATCTAATTCTCCAGTAATGATTCAAACTTCTATGGGTGCAGCAAAATACATGGGTGGATACAAAGTTTGTTACGATATCGTGAAAGACTTAATCGATTCAATGGGAATTACTGTACCAGTTGCACTACATTTAGATCATGGTGAATATGAAGATGCTCTAGAATGTATCGAAATTGGATATACTTCAGTTATGTTTGATGGATCTCACTTACCATTTGAAGAAAACATTGAAAAAGCTAAAGAAGTTGTCGCTAAAGCTCATGCAAAAGGCGTTTCTGTTGAGTGTGAAGTTGGAAGTATTGGCGGAGAAGAAGACGGAATTATTGGTTCTGGTGAATTAGCAGATCCTGCAGAATGTAAAGCAATGTCAGATACTGGTATTGATTTCTTAGCAGCAGGTATTGGTAACATTCATGGTTCTTATCCAGAAAACTGGACAGGCTTAAACTTTGAACGTTTAGCTGAAATTGGTGCTGTAATCGATGGCAAACCAATGGTATTACATGGTGGATCAGGTATTCCTTTAGACCAAATTCAAAAAGCTATTGAATTAGGTGTTTCTAAAATTAATGTTAACACTGAATGTCAAGAAGTGTTTGCAGCAGTAACACGTAAATATATTGAAGAAGGAAAAGATTTAGAAGGTAAAGGTTTTGACCCTCGTAAAATCTTAGCTCCTGGAACTCAAGCAATCACTGAGTTAGTTAAACAACGTATTGAGTGGTTTGGTTCTAAAGATAAAGCTTAA
- a CDS encoding UDP-N-acetylglucosamine 1-carboxyvinyltransferase: MKKLVVNGGKKLKGTVTISGAKNSAVALIPAAILADSPVVLEGVPDIQDVHSLKEILEIMGVQVTFENNRMVIDPTNMVSIPMPSGKINSLRASYYFMGALLGKFGEAVVGLPGGCYLGPRPIDLHVKGFESLGATVKTEHGATYLDSPNGLKGTRIYMDMVSIGATINVMLAAVKAEGRTVIENAAREPEIIDVATLLNNMGAKIRGAGTNEIRIDGVKELKGCRHSMIPDRIEAGTYLSLAAAYGDGVVVQNVIHEHLESFISKLEEMGVPMTITEDSIIVEPTNDLKPINVTTVPYPGFATDLQQPLTPLLLRANGQSMVTDTIYEARVNHIPELARMGADATVEGKMIVINGHNDIKLSGTEVTASDLRAGACLVIAGIMADGTTKISNVENILRGYDNIIEKLTGLGADIYMEEDIDKEG, translated from the coding sequence ATGAAAAAATTAGTGGTAAATGGTGGAAAAAAATTAAAGGGAACAGTAACTATTAGTGGAGCTAAAAATAGTGCTGTAGCATTAATCCCAGCAGCCATTTTGGCTGACTCTCCTGTTGTTTTAGAAGGTGTACCAGATATTCAAGATGTTCACTCACTAAAAGAGATTTTAGAGATAATGGGTGTTCAGGTAACTTTTGAGAATAATCGTATGGTGATTGATCCAACTAACATGGTATCTATTCCAATGCCAAGTGGAAAAATCAATAGTTTAAGAGCATCTTATTATTTTATGGGCGCATTATTGGGTAAGTTTGGTGAGGCTGTTGTTGGTCTTCCAGGCGGTTGTTATTTAGGGCCTCGTCCTATTGATTTACACGTTAAAGGATTTGAGTCATTAGGTGCAACAGTCAAGACAGAACACGGGGCTACTTATTTAGATTCTCCAAATGGGTTAAAAGGTACTAGAATCTATATGGACATGGTTTCAATCGGAGCAACGATTAACGTGATGTTAGCGGCTGTTAAAGCTGAAGGACGTACAGTGATTGAAAATGCTGCAAGAGAACCTGAAATTATTGATGTAGCAACACTGTTGAATAACATGGGAGCTAAAATTCGTGGTGCTGGTACAAATGAAATTCGAATTGATGGTGTAAAAGAATTAAAAGGTTGTCGTCATTCAATGATTCCTGACCGTATTGAGGCTGGTACTTATCTGTCTCTTGCTGCAGCATATGGCGATGGCGTTGTCGTTCAAAACGTGATTCATGAGCATCTAGAGAGCTTTATTTCTAAATTGGAAGAGATGGGTGTTCCTATGACAATCACAGAAGATAGCATCATCGTTGAGCCTACCAATGATTTGAAACCAATTAATGTAACAACTGTACCTTATCCAGGGTTTGCAACCGACCTACAACAACCATTAACACCACTATTGTTACGTGCCAATGGACAAAGTATGGTAACAGATACTATTTATGAAGCGCGTGTCAATCATATTCCAGAGCTTGCTCGTATGGGTGCTGATGCTACTGTTGAAGGGAAAATGATTGTCATTAATGGTCATAATGACATTAAACTCTCAGGAACAGAAGTGACAGCTAGTGATTTAAGAGCTGGAGCTTGTCTTGTGATTGCTGGTATTATGGCAGATGGGACGACAAAGATTTCAAATGTTGAAAACATTTTACGTGGTTATGATAATATTATTGAAAAGCTAACAGGTCTTGGTGCTGATATTTACATGGAAGAAGATATAGACAAAGAGGGATAG